The Polaribacter sp. Q13 sequence TTTAGAGAAATTCATGGAAGATGAAAATTCTATTACGGAAGATGAAGTGCATCATGCACTGAGAGCTGCTGTTATGGATATGGCTATCATTCCTATGATTTGTGGTTCTGCATTTAAAAATAAAGGTGTTCAGTTTCTTTTAGATGCTGTTTGTCGTTATTTACCTTCTCCTATGGATAAAGAAGGTATTGTAGGTATAAACCCAGATACAGAAGAAAAAGAATTACGTAAACCAAGTGTAGATGAGCCTTTTGCTGCTTTAGCTTTTAAAATTGCAACAGACCCTTTTGTTGGTCGTTTAGCATTTTTTAGAGCATATTCTGGTCGTTTAGATGCTGGTTCTTATGTTTTAAATAACCGTTCAGGTAAAAAAGAACGCATTTCTCGTATTTATCAAATGCATGCGAATAAGCAAAATGCAATTGATTATATCGAAGCTGGAGATATTGGTGCTGCTGTAGGTTTTAAATCTATTAAAACAGGAGATACTTTAACTGCTGAAAAATTCCCTCTTGTATTAGAGTCTATGGATTTTCCAGACCCAGTAATTGGTATTGCTGTTGAGCCTAAAACAAAAGCGGATGTAGATAAATTAGGTATCGGACTTGCTAAGTTGGCAGAAGAAGATCCAACGTTTACAGTACGTTCAGATGAAGCTTCAGGACAAACTATTATTTCTGGAATGGGAGAGTTACATTTAGATGTACTTGTAGATCGTTTAAGACGTGAGTTTAATGTTGAAGTAAATCAAGGTCAACCTCAAGTTGAATATAAAGAAGCTATTACTGCTGAAACAGATCATAGAGAAGTTTATAAAAAACAATCTGGTGGTCGTGGTAAATTTGCTGATATTGCATTTACAATAGGGCCTGCAGATGAAGGTGTTCAAGGATTACAATTCGATTCTGTTATTAAAGGTGGTAATGTTCCTAGAGAATTTGTTCCTTCTGTAGAGAAAGGATTCAGAGAAGCTATGAAGAATGGTCCTTTAGCTGGATACGAAATGGATTCAATGAAAGTTACTTTAAGAGATGGGTCTTTCCACGCAGTGGATTCTGATGCATTATCTTTTGAGTTAGCTGCAAGAATGGGGTATAAAGCTTCTGCAAAATCTGCAAAAGCAAAAATCATGGAACCTTTAATGAAGGTAGAAGTGTTAACTCCTGAAGCAAACATGGGTGATATCGTTGGAGATTTAAATAGAAGAAGAGGTCAAGTGAACGACATGAGTGATCGTGCTGGATCTAAAGTTGTAAAAGCAATTGTTCCATTATCTGAAATGTTTGGATATGTAACAGCTTTAAGAACTATGTCTTCTGGTAGAGCAACATCTACTATGGAATTTTCACATTATGCAGAAACTCCTTCTAATGTATCGGAAGAAGTAATCGCAAAATCTAAAGGATAATCTACTTAATAATTACAAGATGAGTCAAAAAATTAGAATTAAATTAAAATCTTACGATTACAATTTAGTAGATAAATCTGCTGAAAAAATCGTTAAGACGGTAAAAAGTACTGGTGCTGTTGTAAACGGACCAATACCATTACCAACACATAAAAAGATTTTTACTGTTTTACGTTCTCCACACGTAAACAAAAAATCTAGAGAGCAATTTCAATTAGCTTCTTACAAAAGATTATTAGACATTTATAGTTCTTCTTCGAAAACTATTGATGCTTTAATGAAACTTGAGTTACCAAGCGGTGTTGAAGTAGAAATTAAAGTTTAATTAAACTTTAATGGTAGTTCTCACGAAAGTGAGGATCTCTAAAAAAAAGTAATTTTATATTAACTTTCGGTTTAATTTTGTTAAACCGAAAGTTTTTTATACTTTTGCAACCCGAAATAGAGTAGGGTGACGCTATTTTTTGAGTAAAATTAAGAAATAGTAACATGTCCAGAGCGTTTCGCGAAGGAAAAACGGAAAAAACAAAATCAGCGTTGAATTTGTTTGCGCTGTTTTTTTTGGTCGAAATTTAAAGGACGAAAATGAAACAATTGTTTCAAAAAATAAATTATTAATATAGACGCGCTGGATAATTAAATCTATCGTCTAAAATTTTAACTAAATGTCTGGGTTAATAGGAAGAAAGATTGGGATGACCAGCTTATTCGATGAGAACGGGAAGAATATTCCTTGTACAGTAATCGAAGCAGGTCCTTGCGTTGTCACTCAGGTCAGAACCGAAGAGGTTGACGGCTATAGTGCGTTACAGCTTGGTTTCGATGACAAAAAAGCAAAAAGTTCTAACAAAGCGTTAGATGGCCACTTTAAAAAAGCTGGTACCACTGCTAAAAGAAAAGTTGTTGAATTTCAAGGATTTGAAGAGCAGTTTAAATTAGGAGATTCTATTACTGTAGATCACTTTGAAGAAGGCGAATTCGTTGATGTTTCTGGTGTATCTAAAGGTAAAGGTTTTCAAGGTGTTGTAAAACGTCATGGATTTGCTGGTGTAGGTCAAGCTACTCACGGTCAACATAACCGTTTAAGAGCTCCGGGTTCTATCGGTGCTGCGTCATATCCTGCAAGAGTATTCAAAGGAATGCGAATGGGAGGCCGTATGGGTGGAGATAAAGTGAAAGTACAAAACTTAAGAGTATTAAAAGTAGTTGCTGAAAAGAACTTACTTGTTGTTAAAGGAGCAGTTCCTGGACACAAAAATGCTTTTGTAACTATTCAGAAATAATGAAAGTAGCAGTTTTAGATATTACAGGAAAAGATACAGGTAGACAAGTTGAACTTTCTAGCGATGTATTTGGGATAGAGCCTAACGATCATGCGATTTATTTAGATGTAAAGCAGTATTTGGCAAATCAACGTCAAGGAACGCATAAATCTAAAGAGAGAGCTGAAATTACAGGTTCTACAAGAAAGATAAAAAAACAAAAAGGAACTGGTACTGCAAGAGCAGGTTCTATCAAGTCTGGTGTTTTTAGAGGTGGTGGACGTATGTTCGGACCAAGACCAAGAAGTTATTCTTTTAAATTGAATAAAAACTTAAAGCGTTTAGCACGTAAGTCTGCTTTAAGTATTCAAGCAACAGATAAAAACTTGGTAGTGATAGAAGATTTTGACTTTGAAACACCAAAGACAAAAAACTTTACAAACTTATTAGATGCTTTAGCTTTAGATGCTAGAAAATCTTTATTTGTTTTAAATGGATTAAATACGAATGTGTATTTATCTTCTAGAAACTTAAAAGGTTCTACAGTAATTAACGCTTCAGATTTAAATACTTATGGTATTTTAAATGCAAGTAAGATCGTTATTACTGAAGGTTCTTTAGAAGGAATTAATACAATTTTAAATAAATAGGGATTCATAATGAGTATTTTAATAAAACCTATTATCACGGAAAAAGCAACTAATGATAGCGAATTATATAATCGTTTTACATTTGTTGTAGATAAGAAAGCTAATAAAGTTGAAATCAAGGGAGCTGTAGAAGCGGCTTATGGAGTTTCTATTTTAAGCGTTAAGACTTTAAACTATCCAATTCAAAGAAATACTAAGTTTACTAAAAAAGGTTTAGTAACTGGTATTAAAAGTGGATACAAGAAGGCTATCGTTCAAGTAGCAGAAGGAGAAAGCATTGATTTTTATAACAATCTTTAAGAAAAGACAAAAATGTCAGTTAGAAAATTAAAACCAATAACACCAGGTCAGCGTTTTAGAGTTGTAAATGGGTTCGACACCATAACAACTGATAAGCCGGAGAAAAGTTTACTTGCTCCGAAAAAACGATCTGGAGGTCGAAACAGTCAGGGAAGAATGACAACTCGTAATATCGGAGGTGGTCATAAACAAAGATACCGTATTATCGATTTTAAAAGAGAGAAAGCAGGTATTCCCGCAACAGTTAAAACTATAGAGTACGATCCAAATCGTACTGCATTTATTGCTTTACTTAGTTATGCTGATGGAGAAAAGCGTTATGTGATTGCACAAAACGGTTTAACAGTAGGTCAAACTATTGTAGCAGGTAGTGGTGTTGCTCCAGAAATTGGAAATGCAATGGCATTAAGCGAAATTCCTTTAGGAACTACAATATCTTGTATTGAATTACGTCCAGGTCAAGGAGCAGTTATGGCTCGTTCTGCAGGTTCTTTTGCACAGTTAATGGCAAGAGATGGTAAGTACGCAACTGTAAAGTTACCTTCTGGTGAAACAAGATTAATCTTGTTAACGTGTATGGCAACTATTGGAGTTGTATCTAATTCAGATCATCAATTATTAGTATCTGGTAAAGCAGGTAGAAGAAGATGGTTAGGTAGAAGACCAAGAGTTAATGCAGTAAGAATGAATCCTGTCGATCACCCAATGGGTGGTGGTGAAGGTCGTGCTTCTGGAGGTCATCCAAGATCTAGAAATGGTATTCCTGCTAAAGGATTTAAAACTAGATCTAAGACTAAAGCTAGTAATAAGTACATTATTGAACGTAGAAAGAAATAATTAAGTTATGGCAAGATCATTAAAAAAAGGACCTTACATTCACTATAAATTAGAGAAAAAAGTGTTAGCTAATGTAGAAGCTGGAAACAAAACTGTAATCAAAACTTGGTCTAGAGCAAGTATGATTTCTCCAGATTTTGTTGGACAAACAATTGCTGTTCATAACGGACGTCAGTTTGTACCAGTTTATGTTACAGAAAACATGGTAGGGCATAAGTTAGGCGAATTTTCACCAACTCGTTCTTTTAGAGGACACGCTGGTGCAAAAAATAAAGGAAAAAAATAGTAGGATATGGGAGTTCGTAAAAAAAACATGGCAGATCAGTTAAAAGCAGATAGAAAGCAACGTGCTTTCGCGAAGCTTACTAACTGTCCTACATCACCGAGAAAAATGCGTTTAGTCGCAGATCAGATAAGAGGAGTAGAAGTTGAAAAAGCTTTAAAAATCTTAAAATTTAGCCCAAAAGAAGCTTCAATTAATTTAGAGAAATTGTTGTTGTCTGCAATTGCAAACTGGCAAGCTAAAAATGAAGAAGCGTCTATTGAAGAAGCTAAATTGTTTGTAAAAACAATTTGTGTTGATAGCGCAGGAATGTTAAAGAGATTAAGACCAGCTCCACAAGGGCGTGCTCATAGAATTCGTAAGCGTTCTAATCACGTAACTTTAGAGTTAGGTAGTAAAAATTTAAGCAATTAATTAAAGTAGAAATGGGACAAAAAACAAATCCAATAGGGAATCGTTTAGGAATCATCAGAGGTTGGGAATCTAACTGGTATGGTGGTAATGACTACGGAGATAAATTAGCTGAAGATTTTAAAATAAGACAGTATGTAAATGCTAGATTATTTAAAGCAAGTGTTTCTAGAGTAATTATAGAGCGTACTTTAAAACTTGTAACCGTTACTATCACAACTGCACGTCCAGGTATCATTATTGGTAAAGGAGGTCAAGAGGTAGACAAGTTAAAAGAGGAGCTTAAAAAAATTACAGGTAAAGAGGTTCAAATTAATATTTTTGAAATTAAACGTCCAGAATTAGATGCAAAATTAGTTGCAGTTAGTGTTGCTCGTCAAATTGAAAATAGAATTTCTTATAAGAGAGCTACTAAAATGGCTATTCAGGCTACTATGCGTATGAACGCTGAAGGAATTAAAATTCAAATTTCAGGTCGTTTAAATGGAGCTGAAATGGCACGTTCAGAACATTATAAAGAAGGAAGAATTCCACTTTCTACTTTTAGAGCTGATATTGATTATGCACTTGTAGAAGCACATACTCAATACGGAAGACTAGGTGTTAAAGTATGGATTATGAAGGGTGAGGTATATGGTAAAAGAGAATTGTCTCCATTAGTTGGTTTGTCTAAAAAACAAGGCGGTAATAAAGGTGGTGGTGATAGATCTAAACGTCAACAACCTCGTAGAAGAAAATAATTTTTAAAATTAGAAATTAAAAATGTTACAGCCAAAAAGAGTAAAATACCGTAAGGTACAGAAGTCGAAAGGAAATATGACTGGTATTTCTGGTAGAGGAAATCAACTTTCTAATGGAATGTTTGGTATCAAATCTCTAGACCAGAACTTATTAACTTCTCGTCAAATAGAAGCAGCTCGTATCGCGGCAACTCGTCATATGAAAAGAGAAGGGCAGTTATGGATTAAAGTATTTCCAGACAAGCCTATCACTAAGAAACCTTTAGAGGTACGTATGGGTAAGGGAAAAGGAGCACCAGATCATTTTGTTGCAGTTATTAAACCGGGTAGAATTTTGTTTGAAATTGGTGGAGTATCAATGGATGTGGCAAAAGAAGCTTTACGTTTAGCAGCTCAGAAACTTCCAGTGAAAACGAAGTTTGTAATAGCAAGAGATTTTGATATTAACGCATAATTCTAAATAAAATGAAACAATCTGAAGTAAAAGAATTATCTACAGCTGATCTTAATGAGAAGCTTGGAGCGTTGCAAAAGAATTATACTGATCTTAAAATGGCTCATGCAATCACTCCATTGGAGAATCCATTGCAATTGAGAGGTTTAAGAAGAACTGTAGCAAGAATTGCAACAGAATTAACAAAAAGAGAATTACAATAATTCTATAGTCAGTTTTAAAGATGGAAAAAAGAAATCTTAGAAAAGAGAGAATTGGTGTTGTTTCTAGTAACAAAATGGAAAAATCTATTGTTGTTGCTGAAACTAAGAGAGTAAAGCACCCAATGTACGGTAAATTCGTATTAAAGACGAAAAAGTATGTTGCACACGACGAACAGAATGATTGCAACGAAGGAGATACTGTTAGGATCATGGAAACAAGACCTATGAGTAAATCTAAACGTTGGAGATTAGTAGAAATCCTAGAAAGAGCTAAATAATATGTTACAGACAGAATCAAGATTAAAAGTCGCAGATAACACTGGAGCAAAAGAAGTTTTAGTGATTAGAGTTTTAGGAGGAACAAGAAAACGTTACGCAAGTATTGGAGACAAGATTGTAGTAGCTGTTAAATCTGCAACTCCAAACGGAACTGTAAAAAAAGGTCAAGTATCTAGAGCAGTTGTTGTAAGAACGAAAAAAGAAGTAAGACGTAAAGACGGATCATACATCAGATTTGATGATAACGCTTGTGTACTTTTAAATCCTACAGAGGAAATGAGAGGAACACGTGTATTTGGTCCTGTTGCTCGTGAGCTTCGTGAGAAACAATTCATGAAAATAGTATCATTAGCACCTGAAGTGCTTTAAATCATTATATAAGATGAAGAAGTTCAAATTAAAATCAGGAGATACTGTAAAAGTAATTGCAGGAGATCATAAAGGATCTGAAGGAAAGGTTTTACAAATCATTAAAGACAAGGATAGAGTTTTAGTAGAAGGTGTTAACTTAGTTTCTAAGCACACAAAACCTAGCGCTCAAAATCCTCAAGGTGGTATTGTAAAGAAAGAAGCTTCACTTCACATATCTAACTTAATGTTAGTTGAAGATGGTGTAGCTGTGAGAGTAGGTTATAAGGTTGATGGAGATACTAAGACTAGAGTCTCTAAAAAAACTAAAAAATAAGGATAATCATGAGTTACGTACCAAGATTAAAAGCAGAATACAAAGAAAGAGTAATAAAAGCTCTTACTGAAGAATTCAGTTACAAGAATGTAATGCAAGTACCTAAATTAGAAAAAATAGTTGTTTCTAAAGGTGTAGGTGCTGCAATTGCAGATAAGAAATTAATAGATTATGCTGTAGAAGAGTTGACTAAAATTACAGGTCAAAAAGCAGTTTCTACAATGTCTAAAAAAGATATCGCAGCATTTAAATTGCGTAAAGGGATGCCAATTGGTGTTAAAGTTACTTTACGTGGAGATAAAATGTATGAGTTTTTAGATAGATTAGTTACAGCTTCTTTACCTCGTGTAAGAGACTTTAACGGTATAAAAGCTAATGGTTTTGATGGAAGAGGTAATTACAATTTAGGAATTACTGAACAAATCATCTACCCAGAGATTAATATTGATCAAGTTAAAAAGATTAGTGGAATGGATATTACTTTTGTAACATCTGCAGATACTGATAAAGAAGCAAAATCATTATTAGGAGAATTAGGTTTACCATTCAAAAAAAATTAAGAAATGGCTAAAGAATCAATGAAAGCGCGTGAGCGTAAGAGAGCAGCAACAGTTGCAAAATATGCAGAAAAGAGAAAAGCTTTAAAAGAAGCTGGAGACTATGAAGCTTTGCAAAAGTTGCCAAAGAATGCTTCACCAGTTAGAATGCATAACAGATGTAAATTAACTGGACGTCCAAAAGGATATATGAGACAATTTGGTTTATCTCGTGTTACTTTTAGAGAAATGGCAAATCAAGGTTTAATACCTGGTGTTAAAAAAGCATCTTGGTAGAAAATTTTAAATAAAGCTCAAATATAAAAATAGAATGTGTATCTTTGCACGCTCTATTTTTTTTGAGTATAAGAATTTTAACTGATTATAGGTTCATTTATCACAGAGCAATCTGTAGCATAAATAGAGATATTTGAAAACCGTAATCGCAATTTTAAATAAATATGTATACAGATCCAATCGCGGATTTTCTTACTAGAGTAAGAAATGCAATCGCAGCAGGACACAGAGTAGTGGAAATTCCGGCTTCAAATTTGAAGAAGGAAATGACTAAAATTTTGTTTGATCAAGGGTATATTTTAAGCTACCAGTTCAATGACGATAAAGTTCAGGGGACAATTAAGATAGCTTTAAAATACGAAAGAGACACAAAAGAGTCAGTAATTAGAAAAATTCAACGTATCAGTACACCAGGTTTACGTAAATATGTTGGCTCTACAGAGATGCCAAGAGTATTAAACGGACTTGGAATTGCTATTGTTTCTACATCTAGAGGTGTAATGACAAACAAAAAAGCACGTCAAGAAAATGTTGGAGGAGAAGTTTTATGTTACGTTTATTAATCTAAGGAAATGAGTAGAATAGGAAAAAATCCCGTTAGCATTTCACAAGGTG is a genomic window containing:
- the rpmC gene encoding 50S ribosomal protein L29, which codes for MKQSEVKELSTADLNEKLGALQKNYTDLKMAHAITPLENPLQLRGLRRTVARIATELTKRELQ
- the rplD gene encoding 50S ribosomal protein L4, which encodes MKVAVLDITGKDTGRQVELSSDVFGIEPNDHAIYLDVKQYLANQRQGTHKSKERAEITGSTRKIKKQKGTGTARAGSIKSGVFRGGGRMFGPRPRSYSFKLNKNLKRLARKSALSIQATDKNLVVIEDFDFETPKTKNFTNLLDALALDARKSLFVLNGLNTNVYLSSRNLKGSTVINASDLNTYGILNASKIVITEGSLEGINTILNK
- the rplV gene encoding 50S ribosomal protein L22; translated protein: MGVRKKNMADQLKADRKQRAFAKLTNCPTSPRKMRLVADQIRGVEVEKALKILKFSPKEASINLEKLLLSAIANWQAKNEEASIEEAKLFVKTICVDSAGMLKRLRPAPQGRAHRIRKRSNHVTLELGSKNLSN
- the rplW gene encoding 50S ribosomal protein L23, producing the protein MSILIKPIITEKATNDSELYNRFTFVVDKKANKVEIKGAVEAAYGVSILSVKTLNYPIQRNTKFTKKGLVTGIKSGYKKAIVQVAEGESIDFYNNL
- the rpsN gene encoding 30S ribosomal protein S14, whose product is MAKESMKARERKRAATVAKYAEKRKALKEAGDYEALQKLPKNASPVRMHNRCKLTGRPKGYMRQFGLSRVTFREMANQGLIPGVKKASW
- the rplN gene encoding 50S ribosomal protein L14, with protein sequence MLQTESRLKVADNTGAKEVLVIRVLGGTRKRYASIGDKIVVAVKSATPNGTVKKGQVSRAVVVRTKKEVRRKDGSYIRFDDNACVLLNPTEEMRGTRVFGPVARELREKQFMKIVSLAPEVL
- the rpsC gene encoding 30S ribosomal protein S3 → MGQKTNPIGNRLGIIRGWESNWYGGNDYGDKLAEDFKIRQYVNARLFKASVSRVIIERTLKLVTVTITTARPGIIIGKGGQEVDKLKEELKKITGKEVQINIFEIKRPELDAKLVAVSVARQIENRISYKRATKMAIQATMRMNAEGIKIQISGRLNGAEMARSEHYKEGRIPLSTFRADIDYALVEAHTQYGRLGVKVWIMKGEVYGKRELSPLVGLSKKQGGNKGGGDRSKRQQPRRRK
- the rplX gene encoding 50S ribosomal protein L24; translated protein: MKKFKLKSGDTVKVIAGDHKGSEGKVLQIIKDKDRVLVEGVNLVSKHTKPSAQNPQGGIVKKEASLHISNLMLVEDGVAVRVGYKVDGDTKTRVSKKTKK
- the rpsH gene encoding 30S ribosomal protein S8 gives rise to the protein MYTDPIADFLTRVRNAIAAGHRVVEIPASNLKKEMTKILFDQGYILSYQFNDDKVQGTIKIALKYERDTKESVIRKIQRISTPGLRKYVGSTEMPRVLNGLGIAIVSTSRGVMTNKKARQENVGGEVLCYVY
- the rplP gene encoding 50S ribosomal protein L16 — protein: MLQPKRVKYRKVQKSKGNMTGISGRGNQLSNGMFGIKSLDQNLLTSRQIEAARIAATRHMKREGQLWIKVFPDKPITKKPLEVRMGKGKGAPDHFVAVIKPGRILFEIGGVSMDVAKEALRLAAQKLPVKTKFVIARDFDINA
- the fusA gene encoding elongation factor G gives rise to the protein MARDLRYTRNIGIAAHIDAGKTTTTERVLFYTGVSHKIGEVHDGAATMDWMEQEQERGITITSAATTCEWQFPMENAKVLPDTKDYHFNIIDTPGHVDFTVEVNRSLRVLDGLVFLFSAVDGVEPQSETNWRLADNYKVPRIGFVNKMDRQGSDFMMVCDQVKTMLGSNAVPIVLNIGDEENFKGIVDLVKNRAIIWHEEGMGATFDVVDIPDDLKEEAKALRANLIEEVASYDENLLEKFMEDENSITEDEVHHALRAAVMDMAIIPMICGSAFKNKGVQFLLDAVCRYLPSPMDKEGIVGINPDTEEKELRKPSVDEPFAALAFKIATDPFVGRLAFFRAYSGRLDAGSYVLNNRSGKKERISRIYQMHANKQNAIDYIEAGDIGAAVGFKSIKTGDTLTAEKFPLVLESMDFPDPVIGIAVEPKTKADVDKLGIGLAKLAEEDPTFTVRSDEASGQTIISGMGELHLDVLVDRLRREFNVEVNQGQPQVEYKEAITAETDHREVYKKQSGGRGKFADIAFTIGPADEGVQGLQFDSVIKGGNVPREFVPSVEKGFREAMKNGPLAGYEMDSMKVTLRDGSFHAVDSDALSFELAARMGYKASAKSAKAKIMEPLMKVEVLTPEANMGDIVGDLNRRRGQVNDMSDRAGSKVVKAIVPLSEMFGYVTALRTMSSGRATSTMEFSHYAETPSNVSEEVIAKSKG
- the rplB gene encoding 50S ribosomal protein L2, encoding MSVRKLKPITPGQRFRVVNGFDTITTDKPEKSLLAPKKRSGGRNSQGRMTTRNIGGGHKQRYRIIDFKREKAGIPATVKTIEYDPNRTAFIALLSYADGEKRYVIAQNGLTVGQTIVAGSGVAPEIGNAMALSEIPLGTTISCIELRPGQGAVMARSAGSFAQLMARDGKYATVKLPSGETRLILLTCMATIGVVSNSDHQLLVSGKAGRRRWLGRRPRVNAVRMNPVDHPMGGGEGRASGGHPRSRNGIPAKGFKTRSKTKASNKYIIERRKK
- the rpsJ gene encoding 30S ribosomal protein S10: MSQKIRIKLKSYDYNLVDKSAEKIVKTVKSTGAVVNGPIPLPTHKKIFTVLRSPHVNKKSREQFQLASYKRLLDIYSSSSKTIDALMKLELPSGVEVEIKV
- the rpsQ gene encoding 30S ribosomal protein S17 yields the protein MEKRNLRKERIGVVSSNKMEKSIVVAETKRVKHPMYGKFVLKTKKYVAHDEQNDCNEGDTVRIMETRPMSKSKRWRLVEILERAK
- the rplC gene encoding 50S ribosomal protein L3 codes for the protein MSGLIGRKIGMTSLFDENGKNIPCTVIEAGPCVVTQVRTEEVDGYSALQLGFDDKKAKSSNKALDGHFKKAGTTAKRKVVEFQGFEEQFKLGDSITVDHFEEGEFVDVSGVSKGKGFQGVVKRHGFAGVGQATHGQHNRLRAPGSIGAASYPARVFKGMRMGGRMGGDKVKVQNLRVLKVVAEKNLLVVKGAVPGHKNAFVTIQK
- the rplE gene encoding 50S ribosomal protein L5, translating into MSYVPRLKAEYKERVIKALTEEFSYKNVMQVPKLEKIVVSKGVGAAIADKKLIDYAVEELTKITGQKAVSTMSKKDIAAFKLRKGMPIGVKVTLRGDKMYEFLDRLVTASLPRVRDFNGIKANGFDGRGNYNLGITEQIIYPEINIDQVKKISGMDITFVTSADTDKEAKSLLGELGLPFKKN
- the rpsS gene encoding 30S ribosomal protein S19 translates to MARSLKKGPYIHYKLEKKVLANVEAGNKTVIKTWSRASMISPDFVGQTIAVHNGRQFVPVYVTENMVGHKLGEFSPTRSFRGHAGAKNKGKK